One region of Longimicrobium sp. genomic DNA includes:
- a CDS encoding potassium transporter Kup gives MTDPKHAPPSGRYFYVLALTALGVVYGDIGTSPLYAIRESFHGHYGIAPTRDNVLGVLSLIFWALIIVISIKYLVFVMRADNRGEGGMIALTALVAPRQATERGHRWVLALAGLFGASLLYGDSMITPAISVMSAVEGLKVATPLFEPYIIPITITILVLLFVVQSRGTAGIGKVFGPVTVLWFLTLGVLGLVQVVQSPDVLAAVNPMYGYRFFAVNGWHGYLVLGSVFLVVTGGEALYADMGHFGKKPIQFTWFTLVLPALALNYFGQGALIIRDRSAVEHPFFHMAPQWATYPLVALATMATVIASQAVISGAFSLTRQAVQLGYLPRMEIEHTSAREMGQIYIPAVNWALMVACISLVIGFRSSSRLAAAYGVAVTTDMVFTTILFAFVARTLWKWSMLRVGLLASAFLVVDLAFWGANIVKIPQGGWFPLVIAAAMFAVMTTWKKGRQILAARMNSRTLPIELFMRDVEKNPPARVAGTAVFMYGTSGATPPALLHNLIHNKVLHERVVLLNVATLEVPAVDDEERHSVREVGHGFWQVEVRYGFTEDPHIPEALARISHPGLSFKPMETSFFLGRETLIPSKNPGMALWREHFFWIMSRNARTATSFFSLPPNRVVELGAQIEL, from the coding sequence TTGACCGACCCGAAGCATGCGCCGCCTAGTGGCCGCTACTTCTACGTCCTGGCGCTCACGGCGCTGGGCGTGGTGTACGGCGACATCGGCACCAGCCCGCTCTACGCGATTCGCGAGTCGTTCCACGGCCACTACGGCATCGCGCCGACGCGCGACAACGTGCTGGGGGTGCTCTCGCTGATCTTCTGGGCGCTGATCATCGTCATCTCCATCAAGTACCTCGTCTTCGTGATGCGGGCGGACAACCGCGGCGAGGGCGGGATGATCGCGCTGACCGCGCTGGTGGCGCCGCGCCAGGCGACGGAGCGCGGGCACCGCTGGGTCCTGGCGCTGGCGGGGCTGTTCGGCGCGTCGCTGCTGTACGGCGACAGCATGATCACCCCCGCGATCTCCGTGATGAGCGCGGTGGAGGGACTCAAGGTCGCCACGCCGCTCTTCGAGCCCTACATCATCCCCATCACCATCACCATCCTGGTGCTCCTCTTCGTGGTGCAGAGCCGCGGGACGGCGGGGATCGGCAAGGTGTTCGGGCCGGTGACGGTGCTCTGGTTCTTGACGCTGGGGGTGCTCGGACTCGTGCAGGTCGTCCAAAGCCCCGACGTGCTGGCGGCGGTGAACCCGATGTACGGATACCGCTTCTTCGCCGTAAACGGGTGGCATGGCTACCTGGTGCTCGGCTCCGTCTTCCTGGTGGTGACGGGCGGCGAGGCGCTGTACGCGGACATGGGGCACTTCGGCAAGAAGCCGATCCAGTTCACATGGTTCACCCTCGTCCTCCCCGCGCTGGCGCTCAACTACTTCGGGCAGGGGGCGCTGATCATCCGCGACCGGTCGGCGGTGGAGCACCCGTTCTTCCACATGGCGCCGCAGTGGGCGACGTACCCGCTGGTCGCGCTCGCCACGATGGCGACGGTGATCGCGTCGCAGGCGGTGATCTCGGGGGCGTTCTCGCTCACCCGGCAGGCGGTGCAGCTCGGCTACCTGCCGCGCATGGAGATCGAGCACACCTCCGCGCGCGAGATGGGGCAGATCTACATCCCGGCGGTGAACTGGGCGCTGATGGTCGCCTGCATCAGCCTGGTGATCGGCTTCCGGTCGTCCAGCCGGCTGGCGGCGGCGTACGGCGTGGCGGTGACCACGGACATGGTGTTCACGACGATCCTCTTCGCCTTCGTGGCGCGGACGCTGTGGAAGTGGAGCATGCTGCGCGTGGGGCTGCTGGCGAGCGCGTTCCTGGTGGTGGACCTGGCGTTCTGGGGCGCCAACATCGTCAAGATCCCGCAGGGCGGCTGGTTCCCGCTGGTGATCGCGGCGGCGATGTTCGCCGTGATGACCACCTGGAAGAAGGGCCGGCAGATCCTGGCCGCGCGGATGAACTCGCGCACGCTCCCCATCGAGCTGTTCATGCGCGACGTGGAAAAGAACCCGCCCGCGCGCGTGGCGGGGACGGCCGTCTTCATGTACGGAACGAGCGGCGCCACGCCCCCCGCGCTCCTCCACAACCTGATCCACAACAAGGTGCTGCACGAGCGCGTGGTGCTGCTGAACGTGGCCACGCTGGAGGTGCCGGCGGTCGACGACGAGGAGCGGCACTCGGTGCGGGAGGTGGGGCACGGTTTCTGGCAGGTGGAGGTGCGCTACGGCTTCACCGAGGACCCGCACATCCCGGAGGCGCTCGCGCGCATCTCGCACCCCGGGCTCTCCTTCAAGCCGATGGAGACGAGCTTCTTCCTGGGACGCGAGACGCTGATCCCGTCCAAGAATCCCGGGATGGCGCTGTGGCGCGAGCACTTCTTCTGGATCATGTCGCGCAACGCACGCACGGCCACGTCGTTCTTTTCGCTCCCGCCGAACCGGGTGGTGGAGCTGGGGGCGCAGATCGAGCTCTGA
- a CDS encoding energy transducer TonB yields the protein MFDHIVHGRKSNGKRVGGAVAASIVAHLLIVVLLLGLGRRGLLLADEMAGDGPSAADDQGAGGGGGGGGDAGEQVTYYEVSTPIAPPVAPPVPVPPEVEVLPPVVPPPVTPPPVEQPKARPAPAAAPAPTPAPPTQPGTGGGAGANAGAGQGAGTGSGVGPGSGGGSGGGTGGGVGSGTGPGTAGGEGSVIPPVADLQLFPPDPPRALRGRAVEVTVAVNELGAVTGADVTVSSGDRRYDQLLRRQAMEWHFRPARDRATGRPVAVRYPIGFDI from the coding sequence GTGTTCGACCACATCGTCCACGGTAGAAAATCGAACGGGAAGCGGGTGGGGGGCGCGGTCGCGGCCTCCATCGTCGCGCACCTGCTGATCGTGGTGCTGCTCCTGGGCCTGGGCAGGCGCGGGCTCCTGCTGGCCGACGAGATGGCGGGCGATGGGCCTTCGGCCGCGGACGACCAGGGGGCGGGCGGCGGCGGCGGGGGTGGCGGCGACGCGGGTGAGCAAGTAACCTACTACGAAGTCTCCACGCCCATCGCTCCGCCCGTGGCACCCCCGGTCCCCGTTCCGCCCGAGGTGGAGGTCCTGCCGCCGGTCGTTCCGCCTCCGGTGACGCCCCCGCCCGTGGAGCAGCCGAAGGCGCGGCCCGCGCCGGCCGCCGCACCGGCCCCCACTCCCGCGCCACCGACGCAGCCAGGGACGGGCGGCGGAGCAGGAGCGAACGCGGGGGCGGGGCAGGGTGCCGGCACGGGTTCCGGCGTGGGTCCCGGCTCCGGCGGGGGCTCGGGCGGCGGAACCGGCGGCGGTGTGGGCAGCGGCACCGGCCCCGGGACGGCGGGCGGTGAGGGGAGCGTGATCCCTCCCGTCGCGGATCTCCAGCTCTTTCCGCCCGATCCGCCCAGAGCCCTCCGCGGGCGCGCGGTCGAGGTGACCGTGGCCGTCAACGAGCTGGGGGCGGTGACCGGCGCGGACGTCACCGTCTCCAGCGGTGACCGGCGCTACGACCAGCTTCTCCGCCGCCAGGCGATGGAGTGGCACTTCCGCCCCGCGCGCGACCGGGCTACCGGCCGTCCGGTGGCGGTCCGGTATCCGATCGGGTTTGATATTTAG
- a CDS encoding amino acid permease, protein MALSNVTEPSVNVSPESEFKRGLSLLDATMLVVGSMIGSGIFIVSADIARQMNSPGGLLFVWVASGLITVFGALSYGELAAAMPKAGGQYVFLREGLGHLPGFLYGWTLFLVIQTGTIAAVAVAFAKFLGVFFPAVSPTLFASFGKVPVPGGVIELGLSWQRVVAIAIIALLTAVNMRGLREAKWIQNTFTFAKTGALLGLILLAFVIGRNAGAIGSNFNMMWADTVTGPRTTSFLGMELVLPAVLLAFGGAMVGSLFSSDAWNNVTFAAAEVKNPQRNLPLALALGTGLVTGLYLLANVAYLMVLRLSAIQNAPEDRVGTLAMRAMLGDTGLYLMAAAILISTFGCINGLILAGARVYYAMARDGLFFESAGRLSPKTHVPTWALLVQGIWTAFLTLTGSYGQLLDYVVFAALIFYVLTMVALFSLRIKRPEMERPYRAFGYPVIPALYMASALFIALLLLVARPQFSFAGLFLVLLGVPVYYLWNSRRTAAQRAV, encoded by the coding sequence ATGGCCCTGTCGAACGTCACCGAGCCGTCGGTGAACGTATCTCCCGAAAGCGAGTTCAAGCGCGGACTGTCACTGCTCGACGCCACCATGCTGGTGGTGGGGTCGATGATAGGATCGGGGATCTTCATCGTGTCGGCCGACATCGCGCGGCAGATGAACTCGCCCGGCGGGCTGCTGTTCGTGTGGGTGGCGTCGGGGCTGATCACGGTGTTCGGCGCGCTCTCGTACGGCGAGCTGGCGGCGGCGATGCCCAAGGCGGGCGGGCAGTACGTCTTTCTGCGCGAGGGGCTGGGGCACCTCCCCGGCTTCCTGTACGGGTGGACGCTCTTTTTGGTGATCCAGACGGGGACGATCGCGGCGGTGGCGGTGGCGTTCGCCAAGTTCCTGGGTGTCTTCTTCCCCGCCGTCTCGCCCACGCTGTTCGCGTCGTTCGGCAAGGTGCCGGTGCCGGGGGGCGTGATCGAGCTGGGATTGAGCTGGCAGCGCGTCGTGGCCATCGCAATCATCGCGCTCCTGACGGCGGTCAACATGCGCGGCCTGCGCGAGGCCAAATGGATCCAGAACACCTTCACCTTCGCCAAGACGGGCGCGCTGCTGGGGCTGATCCTGCTGGCGTTCGTGATCGGGCGCAACGCGGGGGCAATCGGCAGCAACTTCAACATGATGTGGGCGGACACGGTCACCGGCCCGCGGACCACGTCGTTCCTGGGGATGGAGCTGGTGCTTCCGGCCGTGCTCCTGGCCTTCGGCGGGGCGATGGTGGGCTCGCTCTTCTCGTCGGACGCGTGGAACAACGTCACCTTCGCCGCGGCCGAGGTGAAGAACCCGCAGCGCAACCTCCCCCTCGCGCTGGCGCTGGGAACGGGGCTGGTGACGGGGCTGTACCTGCTGGCGAACGTGGCGTACCTGATGGTTCTGCGCCTCTCCGCCATCCAGAACGCCCCCGAGGACCGCGTCGGCACCCTTGCGATGCGCGCGATGCTGGGCGACACCGGCCTTTACCTGATGGCCGCCGCCATCCTGATCTCGACGTTCGGGTGCATCAACGGGCTGATCCTGGCCGGCGCCCGCGTGTACTACGCGATGGCGCGCGATGGGCTCTTCTTCGAGTCCGCCGGCCGCCTCTCGCCCAAGACGCACGTGCCCACCTGGGCGCTCCTGGTGCAGGGGATCTGGACGGCGTTCCTGACGCTGACCGGCTCGTACGGGCAGCTGCTGGACTACGTGGTCTTCGCGGCGCTCATCTTCTACGTGCTGACGATGGTGGCGCTCTTCTCCCTCCGCATCAAGCGCCCGGAGATGGAGCGTCCGTACCGCGCCTTCGGCTACCCGGTGATCCCGGCGCTGTACATGGCCTCCGCGCTGTTCATCGCGCTCCTGCTCCTGGTGGCGCGGCCGCAGTTCTCGTTCGCGGGGCTCTTTCTGGTGCTGCTGGGCGTGCCCGTATACTACCTGTGGAACAGCCGCCGCACCGCCGCCCAGCGCGCCGTATAG
- a CDS encoding NUDIX hydrolase — protein MADGKEGRPREWERLESEQREDYEIFRVRTDRARSPRTGEVEEFHIAESPDGVTVVATTAEGEVVMVEQFRHALRTVTMETPSGFMDEGESPLEAALRELREETGYEGDNPRVIGCLELNPSWQTTRVYVVAVAGARRTAPTDLDEAEDIRVLTVTRERARELVRTGGIRATVAVSALALAEWAGD, from the coding sequence ATGGCGGATGGGAAGGAGGGACGCCCGCGCGAGTGGGAGCGGCTGGAGAGCGAGCAGCGGGAGGATTACGAGATCTTTCGCGTGAGGACGGACCGGGCCCGCTCGCCACGTACGGGAGAAGTCGAGGAGTTCCACATCGCCGAGTCGCCGGATGGCGTCACGGTGGTGGCCACGACGGCGGAGGGCGAGGTGGTGATGGTGGAGCAGTTCCGCCACGCGCTGCGCACCGTGACGATGGAGACGCCCAGCGGCTTCATGGACGAGGGGGAGAGCCCCCTGGAGGCGGCGCTCCGCGAGCTGCGCGAGGAAACCGGCTACGAGGGCGACAATCCGCGCGTCATCGGGTGCCTGGAGCTGAACCCTTCGTGGCAGACGACGAGGGTGTACGTGGTGGCGGTGGCTGGCGCGCGCCGCACCGCGCCCACCGACCTGGACGAGGCGGAGGACATTCGCGTGCTGACCGTCACGCGCGAGCGGGCGCGGGAGCTGGTGAGGACGGGCGGGATTCGCGCCACCGTGGCCGTGAGCGCGCTGGCGCTGGCGGAGTGGGCGGGGGATTAA
- a CDS encoding B12-binding domain-containing protein — MESSIAAGTEPQEHPEEALAGVRWRYLAAVLAGDRRTAFGVVDQALADGVHLRQLYLDVFQPVLHQVGRLWEANRISVADEHLATAITEAAMARLYELLFATVDGTGRLLIAACADSERHEVGLRMLCDVLEMEGWDTVFLGATVAIPELVEMVRTRKPEVVALSASIAPHLARVQAAVEALRGELGEGTPLIAVGGRAFHDDPGLAMRIGADFTANDALEAARRLKETFP; from the coding sequence ATGGAGTCATCCATCGCAGCCGGTACGGAGCCGCAGGAGCACCCGGAGGAGGCGCTGGCCGGCGTGCGCTGGCGCTACCTGGCCGCGGTGCTCGCCGGCGACCGGCGCACGGCGTTCGGCGTGGTGGACCAGGCGCTCGCAGATGGGGTGCACCTCCGGCAGCTCTACCTGGACGTCTTTCAACCCGTTCTCCACCAGGTGGGGCGGCTGTGGGAGGCGAACCGGATCAGCGTGGCCGACGAGCACCTGGCCACCGCCATCACCGAGGCCGCGATGGCGCGGCTGTACGAGCTCCTCTTCGCCACGGTCGACGGCACCGGCCGCCTGCTGATCGCCGCCTGCGCGGACTCGGAGCGGCACGAGGTGGGGCTGCGGATGCTGTGCGACGTGCTGGAGATGGAGGGGTGGGACACCGTATTCCTGGGCGCCACCGTCGCCATCCCCGAGCTGGTGGAGATGGTGCGCACGCGCAAGCCGGAGGTGGTGGCGCTTTCGGCCTCCATCGCCCCGCACCTGGCGCGGGTGCAGGCTGCGGTCGAGGCGCTGCGCGGCGAGCTGGGGGAGGGCACCCCGCTGATCGCGGTGGGCGGGCGGGCCTTCCACGACGATCCCGGGCTCGCCATGCGGATCGGTGCCGACTTCACCGCGAACGACGCTTTGGAAGCCGCACGCAGGCTGAAGGAGACGTTCCCATGA
- a CDS encoding ATP-binding protein has translation MSFRIGQGMHPALRAFPGVVVELGADGMVLDSNGRLDELLGRPLPGTRLEEVLDRPSRLKVEQLLLRRPEPGEPSAAWELMVEGRDTVHPVAIFPVWDEDPASPRLWLVESPRDPRMGVLHDELASANSEQASAQRQLAKEKGRLGRALDELERELNENAKLSRALQAQNEEMEAQNEELLAMTQELHAGQEQLMQLNHQLERRSRELQLALSARNRFYANMSHELRTPINAVMGYNDLLLASIYGPLGEQQELAIERSQRAARHLRELVNDVLDISRLEVGKPELQLEDVDVPSLVEETFASLRPMAHSTGAVLQVSAPDRPFLIRTDGRRLRQVLSNLLSNAIKFGKGAPVWVNCSRAPDGGMEIEVVDGGDGIAPEDLARVFDEFVQLARDENDESLRQDGTGLGLPIARRVARLLGGALDATSVPGVGSTFRVILPPTPPALL, from the coding sequence ATGAGCTTCCGCATAGGGCAGGGGATGCACCCGGCGCTCCGCGCCTTCCCCGGCGTGGTGGTGGAACTGGGGGCGGACGGCATGGTGCTGGACTCCAACGGCCGATTGGACGAGCTCCTCGGCCGTCCGCTGCCGGGCACGCGGCTGGAGGAGGTGCTGGACCGCCCCAGCCGGCTCAAGGTGGAGCAGCTCCTCCTTCGCCGTCCCGAGCCCGGCGAGCCTTCCGCCGCGTGGGAGCTGATGGTGGAGGGGCGCGACACGGTCCACCCCGTCGCCATCTTCCCGGTGTGGGACGAGGACCCAGCCAGCCCGCGGCTCTGGCTGGTCGAGTCGCCCCGCGACCCGCGGATGGGGGTGCTGCACGACGAGCTGGCCTCGGCCAACTCCGAGCAGGCCAGCGCGCAGCGGCAGCTCGCCAAGGAGAAGGGCCGCCTGGGCCGCGCGCTCGACGAGCTGGAGCGGGAGCTGAACGAGAACGCCAAGCTCTCGCGCGCCCTGCAGGCGCAGAACGAGGAGATGGAGGCGCAGAACGAGGAGCTGCTGGCGATGACGCAGGAGCTCCACGCGGGACAGGAGCAGCTGATGCAGCTCAACCACCAGCTGGAGCGGCGCAGCCGCGAGCTGCAGCTGGCGCTCTCGGCGCGGAACCGCTTCTACGCCAACATGAGCCACGAGCTGCGCACCCCCATCAACGCGGTGATGGGGTACAACGACCTCCTCCTGGCCTCCATCTACGGCCCCCTGGGCGAGCAGCAGGAGCTTGCGATCGAGCGGTCGCAACGCGCCGCCCGGCACCTGCGCGAGCTGGTGAACGACGTGCTGGACATCTCGCGGCTGGAGGTGGGGAAGCCGGAGCTGCAGCTGGAGGACGTGGACGTGCCGTCGCTGGTGGAGGAGACTTTCGCGTCGCTGCGCCCGATGGCGCACTCCACCGGCGCCGTGCTGCAGGTCTCCGCGCCGGACCGGCCCTTCCTGATCCGGACGGATGGGCGCCGGTTGCGGCAGGTGCTCTCCAACCTACTCTCCAACGCCATCAAGTTCGGCAAGGGGGCTCCGGTGTGGGTCAACTGCTCCCGCGCGCCGGATGGGGGGATGGAGATCGAGGTGGTGGACGGTGGCGACGGGATCGCGCCGGAAGACCTGGCACGGGTCTTCGACGAGTTCGTGCAGCTCGCGCGCGACGAGAACGACGAGTCGCTGCGCCAGGACGGCACCGGGCTGGGCCTCCCCATCGCGCGGCGCGTGGCGCGGCTGCTGGGCGGCGCGCTCGACGCCACCTCGGTGCCCGGCGTGGGAAGCACCTTCCGCGTGATCCTTCCCCCCACGCCCCCGGCCCTGCTCTGA